A stretch of DNA from Temnothorax longispinosus isolate EJ_2023e chromosome 2, Tlon_JGU_v1, whole genome shotgun sequence:
ATCGCCTTTTATGGCATATCCCCTAACGATACAACGAACGTGTACGTACGCATCGACGTACGTTCGTTACGTCTACTTCATTCAGAAGTTTTTGTCACCATCTTCTTTTCCGTATTTCGACGGGAAAGAATTGACCTCCTGACGTCAAAATTCCTTATGGATCACCAGATCGATCGAAATTAGATATCGTTTGCACGTGCACGGCTCAAGTGcatagaaattatttcattttttttaacacagttaaaaaaatacagaatagttgtttataaaagtaaaattgtttaattaattttttatacgtgtAATATATGTTGTacgaaaagtttatatatcaacaattatttttatcgaatagGAAAAGTgcactctatatatatatatatatatatatatatatatatgtataataatcgtgaataaattttctattgtatgtaaatatttattaaaaaattacttattatcGTATgcattgaatttttcaaaatcacATATCGTATCTCGAAATAGCAGATGCAATTGGCGCTGAATGAAGTCGGTGCCtcttgttataaatattattcaaccTCATTCTTTTCGATTCCAAGTATAGCTGCACGAatcttttgaataataatcattaggcttgttacaaataaatataactgttTTAAGTATAACGAAATGTCGATCGCGGATCTCTAATGATTCGTTTGACAACGTGGCTTTCCCATTTGATTCATAATGCAAACACAACGGTGTTTGCGTCTGAATAGTGCACGCGGCATCCGAGAGATTTCTGACGGAATTGCGCGTACTTTCGAGGCACATGCGGACGTCGTGACGACAAGTACCGTTCGTATTTCGAGGAAAATCGGAacatctatatatgtatatgtgggCGATATCCGCGAAATATATAGCCAATAGGAATTATTACTGCTAAGTGAACACGTCACTTAGATAAATTTGGATAGTTACACGACAAGAAGTCTATGAAGAAcataaattcattaatatgTATACGTTTATATAATAGCAAACTATTTAAAAACGCAATGTATGAGCTATGATTATAACTTACtctaattatatcaaaataaatatataaaaaaaacctaaaaagttgattttgttattaactAAAAGAAGTTAAAAGAACGCTATATGACCGATCATTACAATGTCAGAAGGCTCAAGTCATATCAGTGATATATCAGTGCACAGTGATATGATCTGAAAATgcttgaagaaaatatatcttcgCTTCAATAAAAGAGGCTTCGCCGGGGAAATCTACGCCGGGGTTCCACCGACGATGCAATAAAAACCCGTGGACAAAAACTTCGCTGCAACCCCACCGTTTCCGCACAAGACGTCGAACATGCCTGCGTACGTGCGATTGTTTACACAATCCCATATATAAGGAGGAAGAACGCGAGTTTGACAATCTCAGTTCACGATCTCACGTCGATCGAGAATATCGTTCAGTGCCTTATCGCTATCATTTTTCCTACAAGCCCGATTAGACGAGATCGTAACTGAATTGCGAAGAGTAACCGCTAAAAATTTGCAACGATAAATTCGTTCAAACATGTTCCTCGAGAGAGTTTGCCTGATCTCAGCTATCTTCGCCGTTACATTTGCGGCTCCGAGGATATCCGGGTCGAAACCAACCTGGCATCTACCATGTGGAGAAGAACTCAATTATCAAACTGTCCCTTTGAAGAACCTCGAGAATGAGATGAAGTCCAGTCTGGAGAATCTCAAACTGCAACATCAGCTGACAATGAATGACTACTTGAATCGAGATTACGAATACCTGTACGAGAGAGTTAGGATTGGCGTCGACGACCATCAGTACATACCTAACTGGGTACCTGGCAAGAAGGATGTGAATCTTGTAAGAAAACTGGCCGACGCTAATACTCCAATGGTGAGTACAGACACTCAATTAACATTGTTGCTCGCTTATATCCTACACTTATTTCGAGCCGCGACTTAAGTTTGCCGTTATTAAGTATTTCAAACGGTTTATCTAGCCATCAAGAACTCTTAACATAAATACGTGACACCAATTGTGCTTCCAATTAGCCATTATTTCGCCAGTACAGAGATATTGCAATCGTAGAAATCTCTTTGAAAATTACTGTAAGGCTGAACTCTTCTAAATTAGAAACCTTATTCCTAGACgagatttttctctctttctttcttagaTTCTATgtgatattacattaatactTTTCATTGCAACATTGTTAGCGACATTAGTTTCTTCGGCTATTCTCCATCACCATCGCTTTAAGGTTCGCAACGTTATGCCTCGAGCTGTTAGCTTCTTTTCGATCGTTAATATTCATCGTTCGTAACTGTCGTTACCGTATAGCAGAAATGAAAGAGCAATTCGTGCAAGAATACTACCGCGTGCAGAGGGGAGACGGATAACAAGTATGCGTAAAAGAGAGAACAGTGTTGCAGGCTACCGTCGCGTTTTCAGCGGCCGGCCGGCTGGCCGACTGACCACCCGGTTGCAATTGATTAACGCAAcgttaaataacaaattttaatgagacggtaattattataaagtagCAGGCGAACAGGAGCGAGCGCGGTCTTTCATGCAATGCGCGCGCAACGCGACCGTACGTGTGCACTCATGTTCGCCGGGTCGCGCGGCTGCGTAATCGCGCTCGTCTGCCTCCTCGATGCGAGCACGCTGATAACGCAAGGCTGATATCGCGACCCGCGGTACTCCCCGGATGCCGGCATTCGGGCACGCAGCCCCCTTCCCTCTCTCTGCCACGCCCCGATCGCCGGACTGCAGCAACATTGATCCTCGACGTTGCACCTTGTTGGGGTTTTAATTGCACGTTCTCGGAAGGTGGGACTTCACGGGGAGTCTTAAGCATTTCGCGGCAATTAAGTTGCAATCGCTGATAGCACGAACAAAAAATAGGTTTTGTCGATCATAAAATTGTTCTACGATTAATTTGACTCGCAATATGTGTCATCTACGTATTCTAAATAGCGTGTTCTAAATCTTTtcgcacattttttttatatttgttgtcaccagataaaataattttacaattgtgCTGAACATCTGctccaataaattttttttactgcatAAACCATTAAATTGTATGGTggaaaaataagttaaaattttatatttgtgctTAGAAGAATATCGgtaaatttacatattcaaTTAACTCTATATGACTTTCGTcagatttcttatttcaatTCTTTAAACGGCACTAAAAGTACTATTACACGAAAcgttcataaatatttatgtgaatGTGATAGAATAATTTCTAACGGTGCAATATTTACAATCGACATTAACAGTTTCGTCGACTACGTAAGGAAGTGATGCTATTTGTAATCGCTTCTCTTTACGTCaaagtttattaatatcttgaagaGAATCAAATGAATATTAAACGGCAAGCTTAAGTGAGCGGTTTCCGcgacatttaaatatttaaatattaaaacaaagtaataatttcataataactGTTTCTTGCAGATTGTTAACCACTACCCGAAAATGCACATGGATCTCCAGAAATTCGCCGTGGCATTCGAAGAACTGATCGAGGACGAGTCTAAATCTCAAGTTCGACAAGCTCTTAAGGTGACTCAATCGTACTTAACAATGATGTTATGCGAGGTCGAGAGCAACATTAAGTCTTTGTCCTCCTCTTTGCCACTCCCGACACGCGTGGAACGAAGCATCATGAGCCATACCGAGCGAAACCCTGTCGATGAGACGCGGAGGCTCATCAGGGACTGGGGCGTAGTTCTTAAATACCGAGACTACCTGCATGCTTGGAGGCATGTATTCAACTATTagagataagaaaaagaagtatttGACTGTCGTAGTCAGTAGGTCATCGATCATTCTCATCAGAAGATGACACAAGAAGGTGCATCAGATTATCGGGAAGCATATGCCACCGAtgtaaattgatttaacaCCTGCCACGACTGTAGCCATAAAATCGCGTCACTATCTGCATAACGGCGCAGTAAACGTTGAAGTTATTGACAATAATCGTTGGTCATGTAGCGATTATTGCGAAATTTGCGGAGACTACGAAATTTGCCTTATGATCCGtgaaaatttctcaaaattatttattgaattaattatttattatcgcgGCTCACGATTGAATATGTAGCATATAGTATTTATTCTtacatgtaaattaatttatttggtatattaattatttatttatttggatCGATAGTACCTTCATTAATTGTACCTTTCTGACAATGAGAGGTATTCTGTAACCGATATCGATTTCTAAGATTCTCGGTTGCATTTTGTGATAATCAGTCACAATGATAATCGTGTTTGTAGTATCTTTGTGACAAGTGATCACTCATAGATTATTTATGAAAGACATTATTTGTAGAAgagatgatttttatttcgcgcagtattatatatttataactcaagcaagatgtaatatatatatttatacatgttttCGTATTCTTAGtaacttattaataaattttatataatataaaatctcgcaataaaaataataatttattaaatatatttgtatctaCTTTCATTATCTGATACCTATCTGATCCCTATGAATCTTATGTTACATTGATTGAAGAAAACCATGGTAGATGTCTCTAGGTAAAATTTATACTgcaattatcttttaaaaaaatattgcattttatacattttatacaaatattgaaaatattttgagagatgatatattataatataatataccatctgcagaaattaaaatttatccatATTTTCATAAAGCCAATTTTATCGCATAGTAATCACTTTGGACTTTGTAAAGTAGCGCCACGATATGTTAAAGAAGTTCAATTCCTTCGAATAaggtacatatttttatcaaatataaattttattttccgaaattatatatatattttatatatttaatttagagaGTGTAATGTCtatttttgatatcttttaaaaatcattacaaaataaaaaaatagcaataGTTTAAAATCCATGAACACACGACAATATCAACGGTTGATATCTGATTGCCAGCTGAGAGTAAATTATCGATAGTAAGTAATGCATCAGATGAATTGATGAAAACTATAATTCTTCCGGTAAATCTTATTGcatgcatataaataatatcttatctAAACTTATTTAACTGTACATGAATAATAtagataagaaagaaaaaggaagggagggaaggaggaaATAGAGAAGGgagaaaagggagagggagagggagagagggggagagagagagaaagagagagagagagaatactCTTTTCAACCAAAATCAATGCCATTTATCCAtcataatgtataaaagaccTATAGAAAGATGCAATTTAATTCCCAATGAAATATGTCTAGTAAGAGTGAGTTAGGTCCCTGCATTCAAGTCATAACGAAATCATTCTCTGTTATACAAACAGATGCGTATAAAATGTGGGTGGCAAAGGTAATGATGATGAGGAAATTGAAATGGATGTGAAAAGATTCGAGTTTGACGAAAGAAAACGAGCACCTTACGTAGTCACTCTCACTGCAATGATTTCGTACTTTTCACGAGTGTTCCGTAAGTATTTCTTTAGTCATCtgatcatttatattttgtttgttaaaCTCGCACGATTAGTTAAACAAATAATGCTACAATAATAATcctatacaaaatattatcgaataatgtaataatatgaatataaatgtatttactataaaaaagatattctggtttttttatttaaaaaaacgcgataaattattcttcaaaaatgaacaatttttaaagtaaaaataagaaatatatggaAGTAGTTacaaatctattttcttgGTTAGTttcaacttaaaaaattagaatttaaaaatatctctatatttttacgtttaaaaGCGCAATATAACTTGTACGACAGAAATAGCATTAATAAGTGACCTGCAGATACTAATTAGATTAACGTATTAGATATTTACTCAGTAATAGTGCAGGTTATTGCTTGTTTAGTCTGCATTAATGATTCATACTTCTTCACTGGAATTGCGTAGGAATAAAACTAGTCAGACTTGTTATTGTTCTATGTATAACTGTATGTATACATGACTTCCTGTAGAtatcaagatataattatttaaatcatctAATAGCTGAAGTACACAccaatattctttaattaataatgtgtgTGATtactattgaaataaatattaaagatgtattaaaaaataattaataaagactatattcaaaaatttcaagatacatttatatatacaattcatATAATTGCATGATATTTAACAGTCATGTGAAGGCCACAATTAAAATCTTCCCCACGTATTCTAAATTATGATGTTTCCCAAGAACGAATGATACAGAGATTTCTCTTtgtacttaattttattatgcggTTATCAACAATATAATCAATAACTTTCATCATTGTGATTTCTATTATACTCGTAATGTAAAAGAACCAATTGCTTGATTAActcattgttaaatattttttaacaaaacaaaattatcttctaCGTGAAAAGGTACAACAATACTTATAGTTTCATTATTTCGTTTCACAAGAATATAATGTATCATATGAACATGCTATTAATAGTCGAGACCCAAAAGTGCTCGGTTAAGCTCCGAAGTATCCGTGCGCACTTGTATATGTAATGATGACttgcatatgtaaataaaaaactccTAACCGTTCCTGCGTTTTGTGCCAAAATTTACAAGTGCGAGAACATTccctaaaatttattacgtcaAAAGAATCAAAGCTTCTTACTAAAGCCCAGAAGTGCTCCGTTTAGTCCGAAGTATTCGCACGTACTTGTAaatgtaagataaaatattgctaACTTCTAACGACTTTTAACGACTTCTTGCGTTTTgccaaaatatacaaatgcgCAGACAATCTTTAAGATCCATGACGATAAGagaataatgatttattaaagaCCAGTACTCCGTATAACCCGAAGTTAAGCGcgttttttgttatatatttattatgtcttTATCTACATATgtttctttgtttaattttttttctattgcaGTATTTAGTCTTGTcatatttattctttcaaaaatactttaaagatAGCGAGCAAAATTTGTTGAATAACCATTATgggaaataatttaagatcaggatataatacattaatatacatGCCGAAGCGGAACTAGTGTTTCTGTAACACGTCAGATGACTAATATCATACCATACGACTTCCTCTGCCCGCCATAGATCACTATTAATAAGATTTCAAAAGCAAGAGTCATTGACCTAAGCGGATAACACTATTTTACTTTCTCTACGTGTGTTGCAGTTGCAGTTATATTTCTGATTGTGTGATACATCTCCCATATATTTACTTGAGTAATAGAAATTTTAGGAAATAGGAAATAGAAATGAGAAAtaggtttttattttaaaaaagcaactcatattaaaattttaagcaattaattttaagtacttaaatacttatacatacaaataatggaaaaatcgTAGATGGATAAAATATGTCTACacaaaaacgtattttttttaaataaaaaattgaactaTAATATTGGATTTTGTATTTCATTCTGTTACTAAAAGTATGTACCTAAGATACTAGTATATTTCTTGGTTACACGAACGATCAcgataaagtataatttaaggCGCTTAGCTTTTATTAAGCGTGAAGAAAGGTATCGTAAAGCATGCCGTCAACAGTTGCGATTTAGCACTAAATTGCTGCGTACGTGGCATGGcgttttaaatctttaacaGCGATTTATTCAATAATGGAAAAGATTCTGCTGGGCGTTAACCATATATAGCATTACCATTCCAGATCAGGTCAATAAAGTTCAAGATTTAGATGCTACGATGGGAAAGTAATGTCGCAATTAACGTGTGAACGGAATCGCGATTGTGGTTGaacattaaacaataattaaatctctTTGTTCACTActtaattacttaaataataaatagaaaaaaaataattttttaattattcaattctAAAGAAAGTTCTAGTTCAATTCAATTCATTTCAATTCaagaatgtttaaaaattatgtataatttataaataagataatttataaaaaagatatatccgTACGATagcttataatttttatagtaaagaataaattaagtCGGCCAATATGTATATCACGTagcttttgaaatattattaaaacgcAATCTATATTGAAGTTTTCTCGGTGAgtttaaaaaatcaagttcatatttctttattgcaacgtattatttatattatatctgtctgaataaagaaagaaaagttgGCAGAGCAATCGTGATGTACTATGCAAAACTCTATCCAATTTAGTTTGTGAATTATATGTAccgaaacaaaaaattatgatttaaattaaaaggtGAGGATTTAAAACGGAGAAGCCTCGATTCTGTTAAGATCACGAAGTCCGTGCCCGATCATAGCAGATGCGAATCATAGTCGCTGGCATTCAAATGCCAGCTCTTTGTTCGCCAGTTTCCACGCCGAGAATTACACTTCTACAGACGGTTACCGCCGTACATCTACAGAAGCAGTCCTTCGTATATGTGTCTCGTATCTGCACGGATCGCAATAATTAGATGGCGCAGGATGCTCACGAATAAGTATCGAGTAAGCGAGATCGGTTGGTAGTCAGTCGATAGTCATTACCCGTCGTCGTGATTTATCAGCAGACGTCGTCGTGAGAAAAACCATGAACTAAAAAAGAACATGGTGACACCGGAAGGTGCAAGGACATCTTTTTGCATCACTTAACGCCTCGAAcggataataaatttaaagaaaaaaaaaccgtaaGGAATGTCTTCACGTCTCGCGTCCTTAATTATCAAATTGCAATTATTGAgttatgtaaagaaaaatgtatgctGGATGTCATGGAATCTCTCGTGACAAGGGTTAACAATATCAAACGACCATGGCACCTTTCGACTGATCTTACATTTGAAAAGCGAACACACGCTATTGGGGATGACACGTCGTCAATCAACAACAATGGTCGTACTGACGTTGACTATCGTTGCCAACGTTGCCTCGAGAATAGGACGCGCAATGATCTTTGTCATTATAATTCGTGGTACCGCCCATGAAGAGACAGTCTCGGCATCACGGAATCGCGCAATAATCCCAACGTTCGCACCGTGCGAAATTGCCGGAAGGTTCTTACCTTCACTTAACATGAATCACGCCTGTGGAATTATGTTCGTCACatatgaaagaaaatgaagatTTTACTTTAAcgttcattattataataacgacacgattaatttttaaaataaattattataaacgcatcttgtaatatttattaactaagagagagagagagatcttgCATGAATTAAAATCTATGTAACTACTGGCTTTTACTTTCCACTAGaacgttaaattatatatgaatctAGAAGCGTGAAGTCCAATCGTATGTGCATTTCTCAAATATGTTCGAGTGAAATGTCGCTTGCACGATCATTCCATCGTACAGGTTGCATCTGTCAGCTTGCGGAAACGTTTCGAGATGTCAATGCAATCTTCGAGAGGCCCCTTCCTGCACCCAAGAATGAGAAAGCCGTTGCGCCCATGTCACGGATGACGCGTGTCGTCATACAGGTAGTAATCGTTCTGTCCAATATTCGCATAAATCTTACACGTGAATCCATAAATCCTATCAGATCTGCCGACCTAGACTCTCTCGTTACACTCCTGGTAactactatataattatattacccTAGCAATTACTTCTAATTTAACGGTATGAATAAGGCTTTGCaatgttattttcaaatatataaatctgtaGCAGCACATTGCAGCTCAGCAATAAGACAAGAGTATAAATACAACTTCATCGATCATAATTACAAAAACTTTGATCTCACGAATAATGTGAAATCGTGAAAGTAACTATCGataatcataaattatgtattccAATTT
This window harbors:
- the LOC139808431 gene encoding uncharacterized protein, whose protein sequence is MFLERVCLISAIFAVTFAAPRISGSKPTWHLPCGEELNYQTVPLKNLENEMKSSLENLKLQHQLTMNDYLNRDYEYLYERVRIGVDDHQYIPNWVPGKKDVNLVRKLADANTPMIVNHYPKMHMDLQKFAVAFEELIEDESKSQVRQALKVTQSYLTMMLCEVESNIKSLSSSLPLPTRVERSIMSHTERNPVDETRRLIRDWGVVLKYRDYLHAWRHVFNY